The following are encoded together in the Labrus mixtus chromosome 2, fLabMix1.1, whole genome shotgun sequence genome:
- the LOC132984837 gene encoding protein Hook homolog 2-like — protein MTSNKKARPFETPLETPAAPEDLQGENTRPGHEEEEKLILTAWQSMSSALQQHSLCECSRVAGPAQSFLSKQRQSTQARRALSYRLQPR, from the exons ATGACCAGCAACAAGAAGGCCAGACCATTTGAGACGCCTTTAGAGACGCCAGCTGCTCCAGAG GACTTACAGGGAGAAAACACAAGGCCGGGACacgaagaagaggagaaacttATACTTACAGCCTGGCAAAGTATG TCTTCAGCTTTGCAGCAGCATAGTCTGTGTGAGTGCTCCAGAGTTGCAGGCCCGGCTCAGTCTTTCCTATCCAAGCAGAGACAGTCAACACAGGCCAGGAGGGCGCTCTCTTACCGGCTGCAGCCCAGGTAG
- the LOC132984828 gene encoding bestrophin-2-like, with translation MTVTYTARVANARFCGFSKLLLAWKGSIYKVLYKEFLAFFAMYTAISITYRSFLYDDQKRYFEKLAIYCNHYASLIPMSFVLGFYVTLVVNRWWNQYSSIPLPDRLMCVLSGGLQGSDERGRLLRRTMMRYASLSALLILRSVSTAVFKRFPTMDHVVEAGFMSREERKKFEGLHSPYNKYWIPCVWFTNLAAVARCEGRIKDDHTLKLLLEELNAFRGKCSMLFHYDMISVPLVYTQVVTLAVYSFFLVCLIGRQFLDPSQGYPGHDLDLYIPIFTLLQFFFYAGWLKVAEQLINPFGEDDDDFETNWLIDRNFQVSMMAVDDMYGDLPMMERDRYWNDSNPRPPYTAATLFVLRKPSFQGSTFDMAIPKEEMHFQPLEDIAENLEESGSRHPNMALFNRLLGAAPSPTGLMGGALRRTSAQLQRLRHSPSIDQCTSDDDDDNESVKIGKGGSLPSGLGQDTQSTICSFRDEKNPTTPLLEIQFGLEQESQEGHPVVNEKTEVTGVEERIHEEWEMMGERENEDNLSEGTQAMSLLPPPPQFSRPTPIRPVSAISSLTSRHPSAFLFHPSVHSSLEHCSSQPAINQNRAVPTIPRPPFGGSKMSFLTVPSYDEPQRFRSVSMGSELTGS, from the exons ATGACTGTCACATACACAGCCAGGGTTGCAAATGCCCGTTTTTGTGGCTTCTCCAAGCTGCTTTTGGCCTGGAAAGGCAGCATCTACAAGGTGCTGTATAAAGAGTTCCTGGCTTTCTTCGCCATGTACACCGCTATTAGCATCACGTACAG ATCTTTCCTGTATGATGACCAAAAGAGGTATTTTGAAAAGTTGGCAATTTATTGCAACCACTATGCCAGTCTCATCCCCATGTCGTTTGTATTGG GTTTCTATGTGACCCTGGTGGTGAACAGGTGGTGGAACCAATACAGCAGCATCCCGCTCCCTGACAGGCTCATGTGTGTCCTGTCAGGGGGCCTGCAGGGTAGCGACGAGCGAGGCCGCCTGCTGAGACGAACCATGATGAGATATGCCAGTCTGTCGGCTCTGCTCATCCTCCGTTCCGTCAGCACGGCCGTATTCAAACGTTTCCCTACCATGGACCACGTGGTGGAGGCTG GATTCATGtcgagagaggaaagaaagaagttTGAGGGTCTTCATTCTCCTTACAACAAATACTGGATCCCCTGCGTTTGGTTCACCAACCTGGCAGCTGTGGCCCGCTGCGAGGGCCGGATCAAAGACGATCACACGCTCAAACTACTCCTGGAG GAGCTAAATGCATTCAGAGGAAAGTGCAGCATGTTATTCCACTACGACATGATCAGTGTTCCCCTAGTCTACACTCAG GTGGTGACTTTAGCAGTCTATAGTTTTTTCCTGGTGTGTCTAATTGGTCGTCAGTTCCTGGACCCCAGTCAAGGCTATCCAGGTCATGACCTGGACCTTTACATTCCCATCTTCACTCTGCTACAGTTCTTCTTCTATGCTGGGTGGCTAAAG GTAGCAGAGCAGCTGATTAACCCCTTTGGAGAAGACGATGATGACTTTGAGACCAACTGGCTGATAGACAGAAacttccag GTGTCCATGATGGCGGTGGATGATATGTATGGAGATCTGCCGATGATGGAGAGAGATCGCTACTGGAACGACTCCAACCCCAGACCCCCCTACACTGCTGCCACTCTGTTTGTCCTCCGCAAACCCTCCTTCCAGGGGTCCACTTTTGACATGGC aatccCTAAAGAGGAGATGCACTTCCAGCCTCTGGAGGACATAGCTGAGAACCTGGAGGAGTCAGGCAGTCGTCACCCCAACATGGCCCTCTTCAATCGTTTACTCGGCGCGGCCCCCTCTCCCACCGGTCTCATGGGAGGTGCTCTGCGCCGCACCTCAGCACAACTCCAGAGGCTACGCCACTCTCCCAGCATCGATCAATGCACcagcgatgatgatgatgacaatgaaAGTGTTAAAATAGGTAAAGGTGGGTCTCTTCCCTCAGGGTTGGGACAGGACACTCAGAGTACTATCTGCAGTTTCAGGGATGAAAAGAACCCCACCACACCTCTGCTGGAGATTCAGTTTGGGTTGGAGCAGGAGAGCCAAGAAGGGCACCCAGTCGTAAATGAGAAGACGGAGGTGACAGGAGTGGAGGAGAGGATTCATGAAGAGTGGGAGATGATGggggaaagagaaaatgaagataATTTAAGTGAGGGTACCCAAGCTATGTCACTGCTACCTCCACCCCCCCAGTTCTCCAGACCAACACCCATTCGACCAGTATCTGCAATCTCGTCCTTAACCTCCCGTCACCCCTCTGCCTTCCTGTTTCATCCATCTGTCCACTCAAGTTTGGAGCACTGCAGCTCCCAGCCAGCTATCAACCAAAACAGGGCTGTGCCCACCATTCCTAGACCCCCATTTGGTGGAAGCAAAATGTCTTTCCTCACTGTGCCATCGTATGATGAACCTCAGCGTTTCCGCAGCGTGAGCATGGGGTCAGAGCTCACTGGCTCTTAA